The proteins below come from a single Thermopolyspora flexuosa genomic window:
- a CDS encoding amino acid ABC transporter ATP-binding protein gives MTETGGSTPLVRLEGVNKYFGDHHVLRDINLTVSRGEVVVVIGPSGGGKSTLCRTINRLEPIDSGTITFEGKPLPAEGKALARLRADVGMVFQSFNLFAHKTILENVTLGPIKVRKIPREQAERRAMELLERVGIAAHASKYPAQLSGGQQQRCAIARALAMDPKMILFDEPTSALDPEMVQEVLDVMIGLARDGMTMMVVTHEMGFARRAANRVVFMADGQIVEEGEPERFFTDPTTERAKDFLSKILTH, from the coding sequence TCCTCTTGTCAGGCTTGAGGGTGTCAACAAGTATTTCGGGGACCATCATGTCCTGCGTGATATCAATCTGACCGTTTCCCGCGGCGAGGTTGTCGTGGTCATCGGCCCGTCCGGCGGCGGCAAATCCACGCTGTGCCGTACGATCAACCGGCTGGAGCCGATCGACTCTGGAACGATCACCTTCGAGGGCAAGCCGTTGCCGGCCGAAGGGAAAGCGCTCGCCAGGCTGCGCGCCGACGTGGGCATGGTCTTTCAGTCGTTCAACCTCTTCGCGCACAAGACGATCCTGGAGAACGTCACGCTCGGCCCGATCAAGGTGCGGAAGATCCCCCGGGAACAGGCCGAGCGGCGGGCCATGGAGCTGTTGGAACGTGTCGGGATCGCCGCCCACGCGTCGAAGTACCCCGCGCAGCTCTCGGGCGGTCAGCAGCAGCGCTGCGCCATCGCCCGCGCCCTCGCGATGGATCCCAAAATGATCCTCTTCGACGAGCCCACCTCCGCCCTCGACCCCGAGATGGTCCAGGAGGTGCTCGACGTGATGATCGGGCTCGCCCGGGACGGCATGACGATGATGGTCGTCACCCACGAGATGGGATTCGCGCGTCGCGCCGCGAACCGCGTGGTGTTCATGGCCGACGGCCAGATCGTCGAGGAAGGCGAGCCGGAGCGGTTCTTCACCGATCCCACAACGGAGCGGGCGAAGGATTTCCTGTCAAAGATCTTGACGCACTGA
- a CDS encoding amino acid ABC transporter permease: MDELIKYAPDLAVGFLHNLQIAALCAVFSLILGTILVVMRVAPTPVLRAVGTVYVNVVRNTPLTLVLAFCALGLSDTLGLIFSDTPITNSFWLVVLGLSAYTATFVCEALRSGINTVPLGQAEAARAIGLTFSQSLRLIILPQAARSVIAPLGSVMIAMTKNTTVAIAAGYLAESAFVMRDTFDDTGVSIPIFLGLAAAFMAVTLPIGFFTGWLAKRMAVAR; encoded by the coding sequence ATGGACGAACTGATCAAGTACGCTCCGGACCTCGCCGTGGGCTTCCTGCACAACCTGCAGATCGCGGCCCTCTGCGCGGTCTTCTCCCTGATCCTCGGCACGATCCTGGTCGTCATGCGGGTGGCGCCGACGCCGGTGCTGCGCGCGGTCGGCACCGTGTACGTGAACGTGGTGCGCAACACCCCGCTCACGCTGGTGCTGGCGTTCTGCGCGCTCGGCCTCAGCGACACCCTGGGGCTGATCTTCTCCGACACGCCGATCACCAACAGCTTCTGGCTCGTCGTGCTCGGCCTGTCGGCGTACACGGCGACCTTCGTCTGCGAGGCGCTGCGCTCCGGCATCAACACGGTGCCGCTGGGTCAGGCGGAGGCGGCCCGGGCGATCGGGCTCACCTTCTCCCAGTCGCTGCGGCTGATCATCCTGCCGCAGGCGGCCCGGTCGGTCATCGCGCCGCTCGGCAGCGTGATGATCGCGATGACGAAGAACACCACGGTGGCGATCGCGGCCGGGTACCTCGCCGAGTCGGCCTTCGTCATGCGTGACACCTTCGACGACACCGGCGTGTCGATCCCGATCTTCCTCGGGCTGGCGGCCGCGTTCATGGCGGTGACGCTGCCGATCGGGTTCTTCACCGGCTGGCTGGCCAAGCGGATGGCGGTGGCGCGATGA
- the rny gene encoding ribonuclease Y, which produces MGDIALTVAVFVLAVVAAAALISLIVLIRRTGAERRSAPSGPTPEQIAEAQNELEEARREAAQIRDKANSDAAEILRKSEEAARTVAQMRKEVEEETRILKSELKELRAGLERRERRLAEREQRLDEEARRQAERAKKLAETETRLADRRAELEQMEEERRVMLERIAGLTAEQAKNELIQSIENQAKREAALLVRDIEAEARREADKRATKIITLAVQRLATEQTAESVVSVLHLPGDEMKGRIIGREGRNIRAFESITGVNLIIDDTPEAVLLSCFDPVRRETARLTLEKLILDGRIHPQRIEEAYERSKAEVHELCVRAGEDALVELGLTDMHPELVTLLGQLRYRTSYGQNVLKHLIESAHLAGIMAAELGLDPTLLKRCALLHDIGKALTHEVEGSHAMIGAEIARRYGECEDVVHAIEAHHNEVEVRTVEAVLTQAADAISGGRPGARRESLEAYVKRLERLEQIAQSYEGVEKVFAMQAGREIRVMVKPDAVDDIQAQVIARDVAKQVEEELTYPGQIRITVVRESRATEYAR; this is translated from the coding sequence ATGGGCGACATCGCGCTGACGGTTGCCGTTTTCGTACTCGCCGTCGTCGCGGCTGCCGCACTCATCTCACTCATCGTCTTGATCCGCCGTACGGGCGCCGAACGCCGATCAGCGCCGTCCGGCCCGACACCCGAACAGATAGCCGAGGCCCAGAACGAGCTGGAGGAGGCCCGCCGCGAGGCGGCCCAGATCCGGGACAAGGCGAACAGCGACGCGGCGGAGATCCTCCGCAAGTCCGAGGAGGCCGCGCGAACCGTCGCGCAGATGCGCAAAGAGGTCGAGGAGGAGACGCGGATCCTCAAGTCCGAGCTCAAGGAGCTGCGGGCGGGCCTCGAGCGCCGGGAGCGGCGGCTCGCCGAGCGGGAGCAGCGGCTCGACGAGGAGGCGCGACGGCAGGCCGAGCGGGCCAAGAAGCTCGCCGAGACCGAGACCCGGCTCGCCGACCGGCGCGCCGAGCTGGAGCAGATGGAGGAAGAGCGCCGGGTGATGCTGGAACGCATCGCCGGGCTCACCGCCGAGCAGGCCAAGAACGAGCTCATCCAGTCGATCGAGAACCAGGCCAAGCGCGAGGCGGCGCTGCTCGTCCGGGACATCGAGGCCGAGGCCCGCAGGGAGGCCGACAAGCGCGCCACCAAGATCATAACGCTCGCCGTACAGCGCCTCGCCACCGAGCAGACGGCCGAGTCCGTGGTCTCGGTGCTGCACCTGCCCGGCGACGAGATGAAGGGCCGCATCATCGGCCGCGAGGGCCGGAACATCCGCGCCTTCGAGTCGATCACCGGCGTCAACCTGATCATCGACGACACGCCCGAGGCCGTACTGCTCTCGTGTTTCGACCCGGTACGCCGGGAGACCGCCCGGCTCACCCTGGAGAAGCTCATCCTCGACGGCCGCATCCACCCGCAGCGCATCGAGGAGGCGTACGAGCGCAGCAAGGCCGAGGTGCACGAGCTGTGCGTGCGCGCCGGTGAGGACGCGCTCGTCGAGCTCGGCCTCACCGACATGCACCCGGAGCTGGTCACGCTGCTCGGCCAGCTCCGGTACCGCACCTCCTACGGCCAGAACGTGCTCAAGCACCTGATCGAGTCGGCGCACCTCGCCGGCATCATGGCCGCCGAGCTGGGCCTCGACCCGACGCTGCTGAAGCGCTGCGCGCTGCTGCACGACATCGGCAAGGCCCTCACCCACGAGGTCGAGGGCAGTCACGCCATGATCGGCGCCGAGATCGCCCGCCGGTACGGCGAGTGTGAGGACGTGGTGCACGCCATCGAGGCCCACCACAACGAGGTCGAGGTGCGCACGGTCGAGGCCGTGCTCACCCAGGCCGCCGACGCGATCAGCGGGGGCCGCCCCGGCGCCCGCCGCGAGTCGCTGGAGGCGTACGTCAAGCGCCTGGAGCGGCTGGAACAGATCGCCCAGTCCTACGAGGGCGTGGAGAAGGTCTTCGCGATGCAGGCGGGCCGCGAGATCAGGGTCATGGTCAAGCCGGACGCGGTCGACGACATCCAGGCCCAGGTCATCGCCCGCGACGTGGCGAAGCAGGTCGAGGAGGAGCTCACCTACCCCGGCCAGATCCGCATCACCGTCGTCCGCGAGTCCCGCGCCACCGAGTACGCCCGCTAG
- a CDS encoding glutamate ABC transporter substrate-binding protein, translating to MRIRRLAMALTAAGALTLGLAACGGGGEGSDGATAAGDGSVVDKIKNTKRVVVGTKWDQPGLGLKSGAGEPEGFDVDVAKYVIKELAGGEDVQIEWKESASSNREAFLANGTVDIIFASYSITEERKSKVTFGGPYIIAHQDTMVRADDNRIQKATDLAGKRICQAAGSNSYKRITDPPPDGQLDLDAQLVGAANYSECVAKLAGNNLDAVTTDDLILAGFAQQGGGNFKILGDPFTDEKYGVGLKKGDVKTCEAVNQAIQKMYSDGTAKQLLDKWFGKTQGLKLPTEAPPAEGCS from the coding sequence ATGCGGATACGACGTTTGGCGATGGCGCTCACCGCCGCCGGCGCGCTCACCCTCGGCCTGGCCGCCTGCGGCGGCGGTGGCGAGGGCTCGGACGGCGCCACGGCGGCCGGTGACGGCTCGGTCGTGGACAAGATCAAGAACACCAAGCGGGTCGTCGTCGGCACCAAGTGGGACCAGCCCGGTCTCGGCCTGAAGTCCGGCGCCGGCGAGCCGGAGGGGTTCGACGTCGACGTCGCCAAGTACGTGATCAAGGAGCTCGCGGGCGGCGAGGACGTGCAGATCGAGTGGAAGGAGTCGGCGTCCTCGAACCGTGAGGCGTTCCTCGCCAACGGCACCGTGGACATCATCTTCGCCTCGTACTCGATCACCGAGGAGCGCAAGAGCAAGGTGACCTTCGGCGGGCCGTACATCATCGCCCACCAGGACACGATGGTCCGCGCGGACGACAACCGGATCCAGAAGGCCACCGACCTCGCGGGCAAGCGCATCTGCCAGGCCGCCGGGTCCAACTCCTACAAGCGCATCACCGACCCGCCGCCGGACGGCCAGCTCGACCTCGACGCCCAGCTCGTCGGCGCGGCGAACTACTCCGAGTGCGTGGCCAAGCTCGCGGGCAACAACCTCGACGCGGTCACCACCGACGACCTCATCCTCGCCGGGTTCGCCCAGCAGGGCGGCGGCAACTTCAAGATCCTCGGTGACCCGTTCACCGACGAGAAGTACGGCGTCGGCCTGAAGAAGGGCGACGTCAAGACCTGCGAGGCGGTCAACCAGGCCATCCAGAAGATGTACAGCGACGGCACCGCCAAGCAGCTGCTCGACAAGTGGTTCGGCAAGACGCAGGGCCTGAAGCTGCCCACCGAGGCACCGCCCGCGGAGGGCTGCTCCTGA
- a CDS encoding amino acid ABC transporter permease, giving the protein MSSQASVLFDVPGPRARLRNNILTLLTVVGILAVAYFVYVKFDEKGQWSAILWRHFLEAKTWTDFIIPGLIGTLKAAALGSVCALVFGAVFGLARLSDHWWIRVPAGAVVEFFRAIPLLLLIFFLFFLAPSVFGGGDYTLLALVTGLTLYNGSVLAEVVRAGVLAVPKGQSEAAYAIGLRKSGVLWLILIPQAVTAMMPAIVSQLVVLLKDTALGYIIAYQDLLNMGFVILPANYFGTRVSSAIVIAVVYIGLNMALSALATWLEKRSRRSSKTSAKPVAPPSATGVGAPGAGVAGGTPGI; this is encoded by the coding sequence ATGAGCTCGCAGGCGAGCGTCCTCTTCGACGTGCCCGGGCCGCGCGCCCGGCTGCGCAACAACATCCTCACGCTGCTCACCGTCGTGGGGATCCTCGCGGTGGCGTACTTCGTGTACGTCAAGTTCGACGAGAAGGGCCAGTGGAGCGCGATCCTCTGGCGGCACTTCCTCGAGGCCAAGACCTGGACGGACTTCATCATCCCCGGGCTGATCGGGACGCTGAAGGCCGCCGCCCTCGGGTCGGTGTGCGCGCTCGTGTTCGGCGCGGTGTTCGGCCTCGCCCGGCTGTCCGACCACTGGTGGATCCGCGTCCCCGCGGGCGCCGTGGTGGAGTTCTTCCGGGCGATCCCGCTGCTGCTGCTCATCTTCTTCCTGTTCTTCCTCGCGCCGAGCGTGTTCGGCGGCGGCGACTACACGCTGCTCGCGCTGGTGACCGGGCTCACCCTGTACAACGGGTCGGTGCTCGCCGAGGTGGTGCGGGCCGGGGTGCTCGCCGTGCCGAAGGGGCAGTCGGAGGCGGCGTACGCGATCGGGCTGCGCAAGAGCGGGGTGCTGTGGCTGATCCTGATCCCGCAGGCGGTCACCGCGATGATGCCCGCGATCGTCAGCCAGCTCGTGGTGCTGCTCAAGGACACCGCGCTCGGGTACATCATCGCCTACCAGGACCTGCTCAACATGGGCTTCGTGATCCTGCCGGCGAACTACTTCGGCACCCGGGTGTCGAGCGCGATCGTCATCGCCGTCGTCTACATCGGGCTGAACATGGCGCTCAGCGCCCTCGCCACCTGGCTGGAGAAGCGCAGCCGCCGCAGCAGCAAGACGAGCGCGAAGCCGGTCGCCCCGCCCTCCGCCACCGGTGTCGGCGCCCCCGGCGCCGGCGTCGCGGGTGGCACCCCCGGCATCTGA